A single region of the Silene latifolia isolate original U9 population chromosome 8, ASM4854445v1, whole genome shotgun sequence genome encodes:
- the LOC141597277 gene encoding dolichyl-diphosphooligosaccharide--protein glycosyltransferase subunit STT3A — translation MAATESAINNGSSLRHASGNVLAVFILILIGVLSFSIRLFSVIKYESVIHEFDPYFNYRVTQFLTKNGIYDFWNWFDDRTWYPLGRVIGGTVYPGLTLTAGTLWWLLNSLNIPLTVETVCVFTAPIFSAFASWATYLLTKEVKGTGAGLTAALLLGMVPSYISRSVAGSYDNEAVAIFALIFTFYLYVKTLNTGSLFYATLNAMAYFYMVCSWGGYTFIINLIPMHVLLCIVTGRYSHRLYIAYAPLIVLGTLLAALVPVVGFNAVLTSEHFASFLVFIILHVVAFVYYIKGTLSPQMFKVAVTLVVSIGMAVCFAVAAVLVALVASSPTMGWSGRSLSLLDPTYASKYIPIIASVSEHQPPTWPSYFMDINVLAFLVPAGIVSCFLPLSDASSFVILYIVTSVYFSGVMVRLMLVFAPAACILSGIALSEAFDVFARSIKFQLPTILDTSENEAGVISSGSAGLQKDVVKANKGDDVTKDRPLKKGKKKEKEKEKEKEKDSAGTGSLKSRLEKRLLVLPLEASIIALLLIIFLGGFYVIHCVWAAAEAYSAPSIVLTSHTHDGLHVFDDFREAYAWLSHNTEVGDKVASWWDYGYQTTAMANRTVIVDNNTWNNTHIATVGTAMSSPEKAAWEIFDSLDVKYVLVVFGGLVGYPSDDINKFLWMVRIGGGEFPHIKEPDYLRDGQYRIDSEATPTMLNSLMYKLCYYRFVETDGKGYDRVRRTEIGKKYFKLTHFEEAFTSHHWMVRIYKLKPQKNRIRGKGKKLKSKTSSTTSKRSTNTRRNPWH, via the exons ATGGCGGCCACTGAGTCCGCCATTAACAATGGATCTTCTCTACGTCACGCTTCCGGAAATGTGCTTGCCGTCTTCATTCTCATTTTGATCGGAGTTCTCTCTTTCTCGATCCGTCTCTTCTCT GTTATTAAGTATGAGAGTGTTATTCATGAGTTTGATCCTTATTTCAACTATCGTGTTACACAG TTTCTTACCAAGAATGGCATATATGACTTCTGGAACTGGTTTGACGACAGGACCTG GTATCCATTGGGTCGAGTAATTGGTGGAACAGTGTATCCTGGATTAACACTCACCGCAGGCACACTATGGTG GttattgaattctttgaacattCCTTTGACTGTGGAAACTGTCTGTGTGTTTACTGCACCAATATTTTCGGCTTTTGCTTCATGGGCAACCTATCTTCTCACAAAG GAAGTGAAGGGCACAGGTGCTGGACTGACAGCTGCATTACTTTTAGGCATG GTGCCATCCTATATATCTCGATCTGTAGCAGGCAGCTATGACAATGAAGCTGTGGCTATATTTGCTTTGATATTTACTTTCTATCTTTATGTGAAG ACACTGAATACCGGTTCTCTGTTCTATGCAACTTTGAATGCAATGGCGTACTTTTATATG GTTTGCTCCTGGGGAGGATACACCTTCATCATTAACCTTATTCCCATGCATGTTCTTCTGTGCATTGTTACTGGTCGATATTCTCACAGGCTGTATATTGCATATGCTCCTCTG ATTGTGTTGGGCACACTGTTGGCTGCTTTGGTTCCTGTTGTTGGTTTTAATGCAGTTTTGACTTCAGAACATTTTGCATCATTTTTG GTGTTCATTATTCTCCACGTGGTTGCTTTTGTGTATTACATCAAGGGAACTCTTTCACCGCAGATGTTCAAAGTAGCTGTAACTCTTGTCGTATCTATTGGCAT GGCGGTTTGTTTTGCTGTAGCAGCAGTACTTGTGGCATTGGTTGCTTCAAGTCCAACAATGGGATGGAGTGGACGAAGTCTTAGCCTTCTTGATCC AACTTACGCTAGCAAATATATACCGATCATTGCTAGTGTCAGTGAACACCAACCGCCTACGTGGCCATCTTACTTCATGGACATTAATGTTTTGGCCTTCTTGGTGCCAGCTGGAATTGTT TCGTGCTTCTTACCTTTGTCTGATGCAAGCTCATTCGTAATCCTCTACATAGTGACATCAGTTTACTTTTCAGGAGTCATG GTGCGTCTTATGCTTGTATTTGCCCCAGCAGCATGCATATTGTCCGGAATAGCACTTTCTGAAGCTTTTGATGTTTTTGCCCGGTCTATTAAATTCCAGTTGCCTACAATATTAGATACTTCAGAAAATGAG GCAGGAGTTATCAGTTCTGGCAGTGCTGGGCTACAAAAGGATGTGGTGAAAGCTAATAAAGGTGACGATGTTACAAAGGATCGACCTCTGAAAAAGGGCAAAAAGAAGGagaaggaaaaggagaaggaaaaggagaaggaCTCTGCTGGGACTGGTTCCTTGAAGTCCCGTCTTGAGAAGAGGCTTCTTGTTTTACCACTGGAAGCATCTATCATCGCATTACTCTTAATTATCTTTCTTGGAGGTTTTTATGTG ATACATTGTGTTTGGGCTGCAGCAGAAGCATACTCAGCTCCTTCTATCGTCTTGACATCTCATACACATGATGGTCTGCATGTTTTTGATGATTTTAGAGAGGCCTATGCTTGGTTAAGCCACAACACAGAGGTGGGCGATAAG GTGGCTTCTTGGTGGGATTATGGGTACCAAACTACAGCAATGGCTAATCGCACTGTTATTGTCGACAATAATACCTGGAATAACACTCACATTGCTACTGTTGGAACTGCCATGTCCTCTCCTGAAAAGGCAGCATGGGAAATATTTGACTCTCTGGATGTCAAATATGTGCTTGTTGTATTTGGAG GTCTTGTGGGATACCCAAGTGACGATATCAATAAATTTTTGTGGATGGTTCGGATAGGAGGAGGTGAGTTCCCTCACATCAAGGAACCTGATTATCTG AGAGACGGCCAGTATCGCATTGACTCTGAGGCAACACCAACCATGCTAAATTCTTTGATGTACAAGCTCTGTTATTACAG ATTTGTGGAGACAGATGGCAAGGGATATGATAGGGTGCGGAGGACTGAGATTGGAAAGAAATATTTCAAGCTTACCCACTTTGAGGAG GCGTTTACATCCCATCACTGGATGGTACGGATATACAAATTGAAACCTCAAAAGAACAGAATTAGAGGAAAGGGCAAGAAACTGAAATCG AAAACAAGCTCGACCACCTCAAAACGAAGCACCAACACCAGAAGGAATCCTTGGCATTAG
- the LOC141597278 gene encoding nuclear intron maturase 4, mitochondrial: MVNRWPYSIKQVLERIVIPPIPLLRFHTMPSTLPGRYRAQEASFSTFHGNESDVVVKVPLAQSLASIVVEECKVIDKPQITRVDMKRMIEMRVKKRVKQHYVDGKFHDLFRKVVADPRTLVDACNSLRVCSNVVVGLSENTEICFDSFSEELVNGMFDVKANTFTVSTKGHDEKQVLVLPSFKLKIVQEAIRIVLEVVFRPHFSKISHGGRSGRGRLSALKYIRKEIGKPDWWFTVLPNKKLDSPMLAKLILTIEDKINDPQLSGMIQRMFDAQALNLEFGGFPKGQGLPQEGVLSPILMNIYLDLFDDEFHKVSLRYEALDSCSSADEKPLQSKLRDWFRRQIRSSSDKIVGLKVSGVRVHCCRFMDEIFFAVTGPIDTASSLKSEVLNYLHDCLLLDTHNSCEITPCNHRHGIRFCGVSVVEVQKDSPAVRAIHKLKEKVTLFALQKQEVWDAGTIRIGKKWLGHGVKKVKESEIRHLSENNLLLSKISHYRKPGMETDHWYKHLLKIWMMQEVKGKAAINEEFILSKCIAELSLPPTLRDSFYEFQRQVEKYSSSETETLLSLLPPSDMSQECLTMTKILAPVQLIKKRLMRYGIVNARGYGCAVQALILQDKCQIIDWFSGIVSRWVKWLGDCENFGEIRLIILNKVRMSCIRTLALKYRIHESEIEKRFESELSRIPLSHDLEGDVSENSVDSFSFGYDEGLMYGITYSGVCQLSLARLVSVSRPCNCFVFGCNASAPCVYTLHVMERQKFPGWNTGFSSCIHPSLNRRRIGLCRQHLKDLYLGDISLQCIDFGSWK; encoded by the exons ATGGTGAATCGATGGCCATACTCAATCAAACAGGTTTTGGAGCGCATTGTTATTCCTCCTATCCCTCTTCTCCGTTTCCATACTATGCCTTCAACTTTACCAG GTAGATATCGAGCTCAAGAAGCTAGTTTTTCAACCTTTCATGGAAATGAGAGTGATGTTGTGGTGAAGGTGCCATTAGCACAAAGTCTAGCGTCGATTGTGGTTGAGGAGTGTAAGGTCATTGATAAACCTCAGATTACTAGAGTTGACATGAAACGGATGATTGAAATGCGGGTAAAAAAGAGAGTTAAGCAGCATTATGTGGATGGCAAGTTTCATGATTTATTTAGGAAGGTTGTTGCTGATCCTAGGACTCTTGTGGATGCTTGTAATTCTTTGAGAGTATGCTCGAATGTGGTTGTTGGCTTGTCAGAGAACACGGAGATTTGTTTTGATTCGTTCTCGGAAGAGCTTGTCAATGGGATGTTTGACGTTAAAGCTAATACATTTACCGTCTCGACAAAGGGGCATGATGAAAAACAAGTACTTGTGCTCCCTAGCTTCAAGTTGAAGATAGTTCAAGAAGCCATTAGGATAGTTTTGGAAGTTGTCTTTAGGCCACACTTCTCGAAAATCTCTCACGGTGGTCGAAGTGGAAGAGGGCGATTGTCAGCCCTTAAGTACATTCGCAAGGAGATCGGAAAGCCTGATTGGTGGTTCACTGTGCTTCCGAACAAGAAGCTTGATTCTCCTATGCTTGCCAAGTTGATTTTGACCATAGAGGATAAGATTAACGACCCTCAACTTAGTGGTATGATCCAAAGAATGTTTGATGCGCAAGCCCTTAATTTAGAATTTGGTGGTTTCCCTAAAGGCCAAGGTCTCCCACAAGAGGGGGTGTTATCCCCTATATTGATGAATATTTATCTCGACCTATTTGATGATGAGTTCCATAAAGTGTCGTTGAGATATGAAGCTCTTGATTCATGTTCTTCCGCTGATGAAAAGCCGCTACAATCAAAGTTGCGTGATTGGTTCAGAAGGCAAATAAGAAGCAGTTCCGACAAGATTGTTGGTTTAAAGGTTTCTGGTGTGAGAGTACACTGTTGTCGTTTCATGGACGAGATATTTTTCGCTGTTACTGGTCCAATAGATACTGCTAGTTCGTTGAAATCTGAAGTACTAAATTACCTCCATGATTGCCTACTTCTCGATACGCATAACAGTTGTGAAATAACACCATGTAATCACCGCCATGGCATTCGTTTTTGTGGCGTGTCAGTTGTTGAAGTTCAAAAGGATTCTCCTGCAGTGAGAGCAATCCACAAGTTAAAGGAAAAAGTGACATTATTTGCCTTACAAAAACAGGAAGTATGGGATGCTGGTACTATTAGAATAGGCAAGAAATGGTTAGGTCATGGTGTGAAGAAGGTAAAAGAATCGGAAATTAGACATCTATCTGAAAATAATCTTCTTTTGAGCAAAATTTCTCATTACCGTAAACCTGGCATGGAAACAGATCATTGGTACAAACACTTACTAAAGATTTGGATGATGCAAGAGGTAAAGGGAAAAGCTGCTATAAATGAGGAATTTATCTTATCTAAGTGCATTGCTGAGCTTTCACTTCCCCCAACATTACGGGATTCATTTTATGAGTTTCAGAGACAAGTAGAAAAATACAGCTCTTCTGAAACTGAAACTCTTCTTTCGCTTTTACCACCTTCTGATATGTCTCAGGAATGTCTGACCATGACAAAGATTCTAGCACCTGTCCAGTTGATAAAGAAGCGCCTTATGCGCTATGGAATAGTCAATGCCAGAGGATATGGTTGTGCAGTCCAAGCCCTCATTTTACAGGATAAATGCCAGATCATTGACTGGTTCTCTGGGATTGTTTCCAGATGGGTCAAATGGCTTGGTGATTGTGAGAACTTTGGGGAGATACGGCTCATTATTTTGAATAAAGTTAGAATGTCTTGCATACGGACTCTCGCATTAAAATATAGAATACACGAATCTGAGATCGAGAAACGTTTTGAGTCAGAGCTTAGTAGGATTCCACTTAGCCATGACCTGGAGGGTGATGTGTCTGAAAATTCAGTTGATTCATTTAGTTTTGGTTATGATGAAGGATTGATGTATGGAATTACTTATAGTGGGGTATGTCAACTGTCTCTTGCTCGACTGGTTAGCGTATCACGACCAtgtaattgttttgtttttggttgcAATGCTTCAGCGCCATGTGTTTACACCCTCCATGTTATGGAACGACAGAAGTTTCCTGGTTGGAATACAGGATTCTCCAGTTGTATTCATCCCAGTTTGAATAGAAGACGAATTGGGTTGTGCAGACAACATTTAAAAGACCTGTATTTAGGTGATATATCACTTCAATGTATTGATTTTGGTTCCTGGAAATGA